The Schistocerca nitens isolate TAMUIC-IGC-003100 chromosome 7, iqSchNite1.1, whole genome shotgun sequence genome contains a region encoding:
- the LOC126195344 gene encoding uncharacterized protein LOC126195344 isoform X3: MRAHFTECNITDVTVTLGPEFDLPDQPFSKINVLLCDCKTILGVYWKIPPPDKPQFTKKYLLNGDKLLRYASRKGFIEALKLDEKIKNLSDKVSDLNDQVMLSLWDIVRIKEVLCLVGNDPELMNLLKLDTPWTNTSCDVDDL, encoded by the exons ATGTGACAGTAACACTTGGCCCTGAATTTGATCTGCCTGACCAGCCCTTTAGCAAGATAAATGTTTTGCTGTGTGATTGTAAGACTATACTTGGAGTTTATTGGAAAATTCCTCCCCCTGATAAACCACAGTTTACAAAAAAATACTTACTAAATGGAGACAAACTACTGAG GTATGCTTCTAGAAAGGGATTTATTGAAGCGCTAAAACTGGATGAAAAGATTAAAAATCTCAGTGACAAAGTATCAGATTTAAACGACCAAGTTATGTTGTCACTTTGGGACATTGTGAGAATAAAAGAGGTATTGTGTCTTGTTGGAAATGATCCTGAACTGATGAACTTGCTTAAGTTAGATACTCCTTGGACAAATACGTCCTGTGATGTGGACGATTTATAA